GGGAATGCCCCAGACTGGACCAGTTTTTTGATAAAATTTTGCAGGCCCGGCTGGATGAACAGGCCATAAAATCCATACGTGCTGTGTGGTGCCGTGTCAAGGCGATGTTGACGGTATCTCCGGGAAAATTCAGAGCGTTTGAAATCGGCCGGCGGCATTATGATATCGGCAATGAACTGTTTTCGCTGATGCTGGATAAATCCATGAATTATTCCTGCGGGTACTGGAAAAATGCCGACACCCTGGAAGCGGCCCAGGAAGCCAAAATGGAGTTGATCTGCCGGAAGTTGCAGCTGGCACCCGGTATGCGGGTGTTGGACATCGGTTGCGGATGGGGGGGATTGTCTGCGTATATGGCACAAAAATATCAGGTGAGTGTGAAGGGTGTCACCGTGTCAAAAGAGCAGGTGACTTTGGCCACACAACGGTGCCGGGACCTGCCTGTGGAGATCCGGCTCATGGATTACCGGGATCTGAATGAACCCTTTGACCGGATCGTGTCTGTGGGAATGTTCGAGCATGTGGGAAGGGCCCACTACAAAACCTTTATGGCCGTGGTTCACCGGTGCCTGAAGGATCAGGGGCTTTTTCTGCTGCACACCATTGCCGGTAACCGGTCCGTGCGTAGCAGCGACCCCTGGATTTCCAAATACATTTTTCCCAATTCCATGGTGCCGTCCGGCCGCCAGATCACAATGGCGGCGGAAAAATTTTTTGTTCTGGAGGACTGGCACAGTTTCGGTCCTGATTATGATCCCACGTTGATGGCCTGGTATGACAATTTTGTGGCCAACTGGGACAGGATCAAACACCGGTATGACAACCGGTTTTTCCGCATGTGGACCTATTACCTGCTGGCCTGTGCCGGCACGTTCAGGGCCCGGAGCAATCAATTGTGGCAAATTGTATTCTCAAAAGGCGGTGTCCGGCCGACATATACCAGTGTGCGATGATTCAACGGTCAGGGCGCCGGAGGGATCAGCCCTTTGGCCAGGGCATATCGGGTCAGCCCGGCAACGGTCTGTATCCCGAGTTTGGATCTGAGGTTTCTGCGGTGGATATCGATGGTTTTCGCGCTCAACTTCAGGATTTCTGCGGTTTCCCTGGTACTGTGGCCTTCGGCGATATACACCAGTATCTGTTTTTCACGTGGGGTCAGGCAGCTCAGGCGGTCCGGTGAATCTCCCACCAGCAGGTGAGTGATTTCCGGACTTACATATACATGGCCGTCCAGCCCTGCTTTGATGGCAGTCAACAATTCTTTGAAAGAGCAGGATTTGAGCACATACCCGGATGCCCCGGCATTAAGCATGCCTTTGACATAGATTTTTTCCGTATGCATGGACAAGGCGATAATGCGGATTTTCGGATGGATTGCCAGAATTCTTCGGGTGGCTTCCATGCCGTTGAGATCGGGCATACTGATATCCATGAGGATAAGATCCGGGACGGATTTTTCAGCCAAAGAAACCGCCTGAACCCCGTTGGCGGCCCGGGCTGTGACAGTGAATTCGCCGGTCGCTTCCAGGGCTTGACTGATG
Above is a window of Desulfotignum balticum DSM 7044 DNA encoding:
- a CDS encoding response regulator, giving the protein MNKKTIIIVDDHRVFHHGISQALEATGEFTVTARAANGVQAVSLAEKSVPDLILMDISMPDLNGMEATRRILAIHPKIRIIALSMHTEKIYVKGMLNAGASGYVLKSCSFKELLTAIKAGLDGHVYVSPEITHLLVGDSPDRLSCLTPREKQILVYIAEGHSTRETAEILKLSAKTIDIHRRNLRSKLGIQTVAGLTRYALAKGLIPPAP
- the cfa gene encoding cyclopropane fatty acyl phospholipid synthase, with amino-acid sequence MNHASSQRLATDLFAAAGVKINGTNPWDIQVNQDLFFKRLVAGGSKALGESYMDGWWECPRLDQFFDKILQARLDEQAIKSIRAVWCRVKAMLTVSPGKFRAFEIGRRHYDIGNELFSLMLDKSMNYSCGYWKNADTLEAAQEAKMELICRKLQLAPGMRVLDIGCGWGGLSAYMAQKYQVSVKGVTVSKEQVTLATQRCRDLPVEIRLMDYRDLNEPFDRIVSVGMFEHVGRAHYKTFMAVVHRCLKDQGLFLLHTIAGNRSVRSSDPWISKYIFPNSMVPSGRQITMAAEKFFVLEDWHSFGPDYDPTLMAWYDNFVANWDRIKHRYDNRFFRMWTYYLLACAGTFRARSNQLWQIVFSKGGVRPTYTSVR